One stretch of Tepidibacter hydrothermalis DNA includes these proteins:
- a CDS encoding heavy metal translocating P-type ATPase, whose translation MCKDKCCSNKHENEHSHDHSHDNCCSSHNHQDSYDECCSSHDHEDSHGDCCSCHHEDNHIENNEMCESEDNEILVMKLKGLNCASCAGKIEEKIKNLDSVIDMNLNFTTSILKIKFDGNKDKLIKTVINLVTELEPDVECIVDTGRYITKKYLLEGLNCASCAGKIEKIVSNLDEVYELKLNFALSTLEIKVDKNTQDITKKINDIVTELEPDVKVIDKDYKQETKKTKNTLTLRMLISIAFLTLGFILKTSKTGFEYIPFVLSYVIIGYDIINRSLKNIKRGEVFDENFLMAIASASSMFLGEYPEGIMVMLLYQVGEYFQGKAVESSRKSIASLMDIRPDYANITIGNKVKKVNPEDIKLGDIIVIKPGEKVPLDGVVVKGISSLDTKALTGETDPRFVKENEEVLSGSLNLDGLIEVKVTKTFGESTVSKILDLVENASSKKAKTELRITRFAKIYTPIVVLIGFLTSVVPPLLFNQDFSTWILRGATFLVVSCPCALVISIPMTYFAGIGASSKNGILIKGGNYLEVLSNSKYLVLDKTGTLTKGNFKVNNIKTFNEFSEGEVLKFAAYAESFSTHPIAKSIVKEFKNEINQNIIKEYTEIKGKGIKALVENKEILCGNFNFINSEIKNAKETSENGTIVYISVNNTFAGYIVIKDEIKETSNEAIESLNKLDVTMLTGDRKSTAKEVADKVGIKNYKYELLPDDKVSEVEKLLLNKEDRESLLFVGDGINDAPVLARADVGIAMGGVGSDAAIEAADMIIMDDDLRKIKKSIDIANKTKKIVNQNIFLSLSIKFIIMVFAFFGLAPMWLAVLGDVGVALLAVFNAMRVLKI comes from the coding sequence ATGTGTAAAGATAAATGCTGCTCTAATAAACATGAAAATGAACACTCTCATGATCATTCTCATGACAATTGCTGTAGTTCTCATAATCATCAAGATTCTTATGATGAGTGCTGCAGTTCTCATGATCACGAAGATTCTCATGGTGATTGCTGTAGTTGTCATCATGAAGATAACCATATAGAAAATAATGAAATGTGTGAATCGGAAGATAATGAAATCTTAGTTATGAAGTTAAAAGGGTTAAATTGTGCAAGTTGTGCTGGCAAAATAGAAGAAAAAATTAAAAATTTAGATTCAGTAATAGATATGAATTTAAATTTCACTACTTCTATATTAAAAATTAAATTTGATGGGAATAAAGATAAACTAATTAAAACTGTAATTAATTTAGTAACAGAGCTTGAACCAGATGTTGAATGTATAGTAGATACTGGTAGATACATAACAAAAAAGTATTTACTTGAAGGATTAAATTGTGCAAGTTGCGCTGGTAAAATAGAGAAAATAGTAAGTAATCTAGATGAAGTTTATGAGTTGAAATTAAACTTTGCATTATCTACTTTAGAAATTAAGGTAGATAAAAATACTCAAGATATAACAAAAAAAATAAATGATATAGTTACTGAACTGGAGCCAGATGTTAAAGTAATTGATAAAGATTATAAGCAAGAGACTAAAAAAACTAAGAATACTTTGACATTAAGAATGTTAATATCTATAGCTTTTTTAACACTAGGATTTATATTAAAAACATCTAAAACTGGATTTGAATATATACCTTTTGTTTTATCATATGTAATAATAGGATATGACATAATAAATAGATCTTTAAAAAATATAAAACGTGGTGAAGTATTTGATGAAAACTTCTTAATGGCTATAGCTTCTGCAAGTTCAATGTTTTTAGGTGAATATCCTGAAGGTATAATGGTTATGTTATTGTACCAAGTCGGTGAATATTTCCAAGGGAAAGCAGTTGAATCTTCAAGAAAATCAATAGCTTCACTTATGGATATTAGACCAGACTATGCAAATATAACTATTGGAAATAAAGTTAAAAAAGTAAATCCAGAAGATATTAAATTAGGGGATATAATAGTTATTAAACCTGGTGAAAAAGTACCTCTTGATGGAGTTGTTGTAAAAGGGATATCTTCTTTAGATACTAAAGCTTTAACTGGAGAAACTGATCCTAGGTTTGTAAAAGAAAACGAAGAAGTTTTAAGTGGATCTTTGAATTTAGATGGATTGATTGAAGTCAAAGTAACTAAAACTTTTGGAGAATCTACTGTAAGTAAAATATTAGATTTAGTGGAGAATGCAAGTTCTAAAAAGGCTAAGACAGAACTTAGGATAACTAGGTTTGCTAAAATATATACACCAATAGTGGTTTTAATAGGTTTTTTAACTTCAGTAGTACCACCTTTATTATTTAATCAAGATTTTTCCACTTGGATATTAAGGGGAGCGACTTTCTTAGTTGTATCTTGTCCTTGTGCTCTAGTAATATCTATACCTATGACTTATTTTGCAGGTATTGGAGCATCTTCTAAAAATGGAATATTGATAAAAGGTGGGAATTATTTAGAAGTACTATCTAACTCTAAATATCTAGTATTAGACAAAACAGGTACATTAACTAAGGGGAATTTTAAAGTAAACAATATTAAAACTTTTAATGAATTTAGTGAAGGTGAGGTTTTAAAATTTGCAGCTTATGCAGAAAGTTTCTCTACTCATCCAATAGCTAAATCTATAGTAAAGGAATTTAAAAATGAGATTAACCAAAATATTATAAAAGAATATACAGAAATTAAAGGAAAAGGTATAAAGGCTTTAGTAGAAAATAAAGAAATTTTATGTGGTAACTTTAATTTTATAAATAGTGAGATTAAAAATGCTAAAGAAACTAGTGAAAATGGAACTATAGTATATATTAGTGTAAATAATACTTTTGCTGGATATATAGTTATTAAAGATGAAATTAAAGAAACTTCTAATGAAGCAATTGAAAGCTTAAACAAATTAGATGTAACTATGCTGACAGGCGATAGAAAAAGTACCGCAAAAGAAGTAGCAGATAAAGTTGGTATCAAAAACTATAAATATGAATTACTTCCTGATGATAAGGTAAGTGAGGTTGAAAAACTATTATTAAATAAAGAAGATAGAGAGAGCTTATTATTTGTTGGTGATGGTATAAATGATGCACCAGTTTTAGCCAGAGCAGATGTAGGTATAGCCATGGGTGGTGTAGGATCAGATGCAGCAATAGAAGCAGCAGATATGATAATAATGGATGATGATTTAAGAAAAATAAAAAAATCTATAGATATAGCTAACAAAACTAAAAAAATAGTAAATCAAAATATATTCTTATCTTTATCTATTAAATTTATAATAATGGTCTTTGCATTCTTTGGTTTAGCACCAATGTGGTTAGCAGTTTTAGGAGACGTTGGAGTTGCTCTTTTAGCTGTATTTAATGCAATGAGAGTTTTAAAAATATAG
- a CDS encoding ArsR/SmtB family transcription factor, whose product MNKEIQTCTCNVIHEDIIENARSKMPEEETLYDVAELFKVFGDTTRIKIIYALFMSEMCVCDIATLLGMTQSAISHQLRVLKNARLVKFRKEGKVAYYSLDDDHVKQIFDTGLAHINHR is encoded by the coding sequence ATGAATAAGGAAATACAGACTTGTACTTGTAATGTTATACATGAAGATATAATTGAAAATGCTAGAAGTAAAATGCCTGAAGAAGAGACGTTGTATGATGTGGCTGAGCTTTTTAAGGTGTTTGGAGATACAACTAGAATAAAGATAATATACGCATTATTTATGTCGGAGATGTGCGTATGTGATATAGCTACTCTTTTAGGAATGACTCAATCAGCTATATCTCATCAACTAAGAGTTTTAAAAAATGCAAGACTTGTGAAATTTAGAAAAGAAGGTAAGGTAGCTTATTATTCTCTTGATGATGATCACGTTAAACAGATATTCGATACTGGTCTTGCTCATATAAATCATAGATAA
- a CDS encoding methyl-accepting chemotaxis protein, protein MKIRNKKKSIKAVLFPIIIAAILIPLIASSILSYTKSNKIIKERLIKSSDEITQEIDVNLEEFFIGLENTLDVIANNQNFIDLVKVEDGIIDGNLTSKEDIEYVTKEILDDITKSNDKFLSTYIGTKNKRMFADLGNAMSDNPSYDPTSRGWYKEAVKNNGEIVYTDPYIDANTKKLNFTICKALKDSNGQIMGVVGIDVDLEGFAKKYGNMKLGKTGYIFIISNDGKFVVNKDEKTIGKNLSEEDKNLFISETGSKIDEDNFMYSMKNERTGWTIGINFSKDEIKEEVDIIKNASILILLISVIVALILANIISNMITKPLKKLEDAITRASTGDFSQEININTNDEFGHIGTCFNDMIISLKNLLNEIKLSSEMVYKTSNDIEEMSNITENSTNQIAYAIEEIAGSNNQQAKDTEQGSQKANNLSNSITSISNEITDINAKFEETVCLNKSGIQIVKDLTDKTKQTIDNSRELDLAIKDMEESSKEISNIIEAINAIASQTNLLALNASIEAARAGEAGKGFAVVADEIRKLSEETTGASYKIGELIKKIQEKSNISVKSIENVSQTLQQQQESVVETRDIFDKISYDISNISNDISNVKNLNNDMINSKEDIVLSINNISELAQETCASTEEVSASTQQTLAIVENMVKSSDELKLLSDKLKDEVGKFKTE, encoded by the coding sequence ATGAAGATAAGAAACAAAAAAAAATCCATCAAAGCTGTATTGTTTCCAATAATAATTGCAGCTATATTAATACCTTTAATAGCCTCATCGATTTTATCATATACAAAATCTAATAAGATTATAAAAGAGAGGTTGATAAAAAGTTCTGATGAAATTACACAAGAGATAGATGTAAATTTGGAGGAATTTTTCATAGGACTTGAAAATACACTGGATGTTATAGCTAATAATCAAAATTTTATAGATTTAGTAAAAGTAGAAGATGGTATTATAGATGGAAATTTAACTAGTAAAGAAGATATAGAGTATGTAACAAAAGAGATTTTAGATGACATAACTAAAAGTAATGATAAGTTTTTATCTACGTACATAGGAACTAAGAATAAAAGGATGTTTGCAGATTTAGGTAATGCTATGTCTGATAATCCATCATATGACCCAACTTCAAGAGGGTGGTATAAAGAAGCTGTTAAGAATAATGGAGAAATAGTATATACAGACCCCTATATAGATGCAAATACTAAAAAACTTAATTTTACAATATGTAAGGCGTTGAAAGATTCAAATGGGCAGATAATGGGAGTTGTAGGAATAGATGTTGATTTAGAAGGCTTTGCTAAAAAATATGGAAATATGAAATTGGGTAAAACTGGTTATATATTTATCATAAGTAATGATGGAAAGTTTGTAGTAAATAAGGATGAAAAAACGATAGGTAAGAATCTAAGTGAAGAAGATAAAAATTTATTTATTTCAGAAACAGGAAGCAAAATAGATGAAGATAATTTTATGTATTCTATGAAAAATGAAAGAACTGGTTGGACAATAGGTATCAATTTTTCTAAAGATGAAATAAAAGAAGAAGTAGATATTATTAAAAATGCATCTATATTAATACTTTTAATATCTGTTATAGTAGCTCTAATCTTGGCTAATATAATAAGCAATATGATAACAAAGCCTCTAAAAAAATTAGAAGATGCAATTACAAGAGCTAGTACTGGTGACTTTAGCCAAGAAATAAATATTAATACTAATGATGAATTTGGTCATATAGGAACCTGCTTCAACGATATGATTATAAGTTTAAAAAATCTTTTAAATGAAATAAAACTTTCTTCTGAAATGGTATATAAAACTTCTAATGATATAGAGGAGATGTCTAATATAACTGAGAATAGCACAAATCAAATAGCTTATGCTATTGAGGAAATAGCAGGTAGCAATAATCAACAGGCAAAGGATACAGAGCAAGGAAGTCAAAAGGCAAATAATTTATCAAATAGTATAACATCAATATCAAATGAAATAACTGATATAAATGCTAAATTTGAAGAAACTGTATGTTTAAATAAATCGGGTATACAAATTGTAAAAGATCTTACAGATAAAACTAAACAGACGATTGACAATAGTAGAGAACTAGATTTGGCTATAAAGGATATGGAAGAGAGTTCAAAAGAAATAAGCAATATAATAGAGGCGATAAATGCAATTGCTAGTCAAACAAATTTATTAGCACTTAATGCTTCTATTGAAGCTGCAAGAGCGGGTGAAGCTGGTAAAGGATTTGCAGTAGTTGCAGATGAAATAAGAAAGTTATCAGAGGAAACAACTGGAGCTTCTTATAAAATAGGAGAGTTAATAAAAAAAATACAAGAAAAATCTAATATATCTGTTAAAAGTATAGAGAATGTATCTCAGACTTTACAACAGCAACAAGAATCTGTAGTAGAGACTAGAGATATATTCGATAAAATATCATACGATATATCAAATATATCAAATGATATAAGCAATGTTAAAAATTTAAATAATGATATGATAAATAGTAAAGAAGATATAGTTCTATCTATAAACAATATATCAGAGCTAGCACAGGAAACATGTGCTTCAACAGAAGAAGTTTCGGCTAGCACACAGCAGACATTAGCTATTGTAGAAAATATGGTTAAAAGTTCTGATGAACTTAAATTATTATCAGATAAATTAAAGGATGAAGTCGGAAAGTTTAAAACTGAATAA
- a CDS encoding glycerophosphodiester phosphodiesterase, whose translation MKAKSKLSVRNLITYSISNFKHNFWGYIGFESIYKGITSFLIIPFMLMILNHFIHNNGFDVITNKQILNFGLSKQGMMAMFIMGVVSFFIVFIEQIGLVIISYQSHFNRKISTKDTFMYSIKNIPAIMSLGSVQILLYLLFIIPFSNLGVRSNFIKNIQIPKFIEDTLFKSLNGSLLIVFITLVVTYFVVSWIFALHCTILEKKSFSDSIKKSKNLVKGYFFKILFTIFILNILVGIISFIIVIIYVTVLIMIIELIDNNSIAIPLVAFISVISTGVSVFISLIVAPLNTLMITCFYFDIRSIKENEELSPIEMEESSLENSFEKILYKNRKKLILLSTIIVAVSTIDISYQIYDSLNEKYNIQITAHRGSSIKAPENTLSAIKYAIEDKADYAEIDVQETKDGKVVLIHDKSIERVTGIDKNIWEIDYEDLKDLDAGSWYSNEFKEENIPLLEDVIKASKNKIKLNIEIKINGHEKNLVENVVKIIEKNNLVDKCVVTSITYNVLEQVEKLNPQIKTGYIVYMSVGDISELDVDFYSMESSRVTPKIIKSIHDKNKQIHVWTVNTDEDIEKFNALKVDNIITDYPERVRKIIYKTSKDDENLDKILNNIFY comes from the coding sequence GTGAAGGCTAAAAGTAAGTTGAGTGTAAGAAATTTAATAACTTATTCTATATCTAATTTCAAACATAATTTTTGGGGATATATAGGTTTTGAATCAATATATAAAGGCATTACTAGTTTTTTAATTATTCCGTTTATGTTAATGATTTTGAATCATTTTATACATAATAATGGATTTGATGTGATTACTAATAAACAGATACTTAATTTTGGACTTAGTAAGCAGGGTATGATGGCTATGTTTATTATGGGAGTAGTATCTTTTTTTATTGTGTTTATAGAACAAATTGGTCTGGTTATTATTTCTTATCAATCTCATTTTAATAGAAAAATATCTACTAAAGATACTTTTATGTATAGCATAAAAAATATACCAGCTATAATGAGTTTGGGATCAGTCCAGATACTATTGTATTTATTATTTATTATACCGTTCTCAAATTTAGGAGTAAGATCAAATTTTATAAAAAATATACAAATACCAAAATTTATTGAGGATACATTGTTTAAATCGTTGAATGGAAGCTTACTTATAGTATTTATTACATTAGTAGTAACATATTTTGTTGTAAGTTGGATATTTGCACTACATTGTACTATATTAGAAAAAAAGAGTTTTTCAGATTCAATTAAGAAAAGTAAAAATCTAGTTAAAGGATATTTTTTTAAAATTCTATTTACTATATTTATATTAAATATATTGGTTGGTATAATTTCATTTATAATTGTTATCATTTATGTAACTGTATTAATAATGATTATAGAACTTATTGATAACAATTCTATAGCAATTCCATTAGTTGCATTTATATCTGTAATATCAACTGGAGTTTCTGTATTTATATCATTGATTGTAGCTCCTTTGAACACATTGATGATAACATGCTTTTATTTTGATATAAGAAGTATTAAAGAAAATGAAGAGTTATCTCCTATTGAGATGGAAGAATCAAGTCTTGAAAATAGTTTTGAAAAAATACTTTATAAAAATAGAAAAAAGTTAATATTGTTAAGTACTATAATTGTAGCAGTATCTACTATTGATATAAGTTACCAAATATATGATTCATTAAATGAAAAGTATAATATTCAAATAACAGCACATAGAGGAAGTTCTATTAAGGCCCCTGAGAATACTTTAAGTGCTATAAAGTATGCTATAGAGGATAAGGCTGATTATGCAGAGATAGATGTTCAAGAAACGAAAGATGGTAAGGTTGTACTTATTCATGATAAAAGTATAGAAAGAGTAACTGGTATTGATAAAAATATATGGGAAATAGATTATGAGGATTTGAAAGATTTAGATGCAGGAAGCTGGTATTCTAATGAATTTAAGGAAGAAAATATACCTTTGCTGGAAGATGTGATAAAAGCTAGCAAAAATAAAATAAAGCTAAACATAGAAATAAAGATAAATGGTCACGAAAAAAATTTGGTTGAGAATGTAGTTAAAATAATAGAAAAAAACAATTTGGTGGATAAATGTGTAGTAACTTCTATAACTTACAATGTTCTTGAGCAAGTGGAAAAATTGAATCCACAAATAAAAACTGGATATATAGTATATATGTCTGTTGGAGATATATCTGAATTAGATGTTGATTTTTATAGTATGGAATCGTCTAGGGTTACTCCTAAGATTATAAAAAGCATACATGATAAGAATAAGCAGATACATGTATGGACTGTTAATACGGATGAAGATATAGAAAAGTTTAATGCATTAAAAGTAGACAATATAATAACTGACTATCCTGAACGAGTTAGAAAAATAATATATAAAACATCAAAGGATGATGAAAATTTAGATAAGATATTAAATAATATATTTTATTGA
- a CDS encoding cobalt-factor II C(20)-methyltransferase, which produces MSKFYGIGTGPGDSSLLTIKAVNTLKELDILYTPEPKKEGKSLALSIVQEYLKEDLEIKQRHFPMSFDDLEKTKAWDEIAVEIEKDVKNGKNVGFVTLGDPMIYSTYVYLLERVRDKVEVETIPGISSFSNIASNQNFPLVMDREPLIVVPCTTDESKLDYALENYSSIVLMKVYKNFKEIIEKIKKNNLLDHAILVSNSSLNEEKVYTNLADLDKDKISYFSTILINKEEKRVG; this is translated from the coding sequence ATGAGCAAATTTTATGGAATAGGTACAGGACCAGGAGATAGTTCCTTACTTACAATTAAAGCGGTGAATACTTTAAAGGAGTTAGATATATTATATACTCCAGAGCCTAAAAAAGAAGGAAAGAGTTTAGCTTTATCTATAGTGCAAGAATACTTAAAAGAAGACCTTGAGATAAAGCAAAGACATTTTCCTATGAGCTTTGATGATTTAGAAAAAACTAAAGCATGGGATGAAATAGCTGTTGAAATAGAAAAGGATGTTAAGAATGGAAAAAATGTAGGATTTGTAACTCTTGGTGATCCTATGATATATAGTACATATGTATATTTACTTGAAAGAGTAAGAGATAAGGTTGAGGTTGAGACTATACCTGGTATATCATCTTTTTCAAATATAGCATCAAATCAAAACTTTCCATTAGTTATGGATAGAGAACCGTTAATAGTGGTTCCTTGCACTACTGATGAATCTAAACTTGATTATGCATTAGAAAATTACAGCTCTATAGTTCTTATGAAGGTTTACAAGAATTTTAAGGAGATAATAGAAAAGATTAAAAAGAATAACTTATTAGACCATGCTATTTTAGTTAGTAATTCTTCTTTGAATGAAGAAAAAGTATATACTAACTTAGCTGATTTAGATAAAGATAAAATATCTTATTTTTCTACTATATTAATTAATAAGGAAGAAAAGCGTGTAGGATAA
- a CDS encoding ABC transporter permease encodes MEVATILWREFIFFKRKAFRITAGAIMSPLLYLIAFGWGLGDGVVVEGHTYIYFIIPGIIALSTMNTSFNAVAIRITVAKLHERSFEYYMTAPVRMYLLTLGYIIAGALRGLYAGFLILMVSYLFGVNINVNFMFLLVCILNSMLFSAFGYVAAMVIDNHYDMNRFTTFVITPMSFLCGTFFSLDKMPAVVEKIIMVLPLTHVTKSLRSIALTGTINYSSVLILFIYFTVFFLMGIYVSYKEIK; translated from the coding sequence ATGGAAGTTGCAACTATTTTATGGAGAGAATTTATATTCTTTAAAAGGAAAGCATTTAGAATAACTGCTGGAGCTATTATGAGTCCTCTTCTTTATTTAATAGCATTTGGATGGGGTCTTGGAGATGGGGTTGTAGTAGAGGGCCATACATACATATACTTCATAATACCTGGTATAATCGCTCTATCAACTATGAATACAAGTTTTAATGCTGTAGCTATAAGAATTACAGTTGCAAAATTGCATGAGAGAAGCTTTGAATACTATATGACAGCACCTGTTAGAATGTATCTTTTAACACTTGGGTATATAATAGCGGGAGCTCTTAGAGGTCTGTATGCTGGTTTTTTAATACTTATGGTTTCTTATTTATTTGGAGTTAATATAAATGTAAATTTTATGTTTTTACTAGTATGTATTTTAAACAGTATGCTATTTTCTGCATTTGGATATGTAGCGGCTATGGTAATAGATAATCACTATGATATGAATAGATTTACAACTTTTGTTATAACTCCTATGTCATTTTTATGTGGAACATTCTTTTCGTTAGACAAAATGCCTGCTGTAGTTGAAAAAATTATAATGGTATTACCTCTTACTCATGTAACTAAGAGTCTAAGATCTATTGCGTTAACAGGTACGATTAATTACTCTTCAGTGTTAATCTTATTTATATATTTTACAGTATTTTTTTTAATGGGAATCTATGTGAGCTATAAAGAAATCAAGTAA
- a CDS encoding ABC transporter ATP-binding protein — translation MDQIIRIENVTKKYGDFCAVDDLNLIIKKGSFFGLLGPNGAGKTTLINMLIGLLKPVSGEIYIMDQKMERNNVFLKRQIGIVPQYMNLDKDLTVKENLILSAKLFGITGKQREEQIESLLNHMDLKKVENRMSKKLSGGMQRKLMIAKALIHDPEILFLDEPTVGVDLNSRRKIWDILKLMKDRGKTIILTTHYIEEAESLCDEIALMDKGKIFYKDTSDNLKSSLGRYTIEYFDENKVTRYRYFETIDDANKFSNDIKESFILRDLSLEDVFYNFTNRKVI, via the coding sequence ATGGATCAAATTATAAGAATTGAAAATGTTACAAAAAAATACGGTGACTTCTGTGCTGTCGATGATCTAAATTTAATTATAAAAAAAGGAAGTTTCTTTGGGCTATTAGGACCTAATGGTGCTGGAAAAACTACTCTTATAAATATGCTTATAGGTCTTTTGAAACCTGTAAGTGGAGAAATATATATAATGGATCAGAAGATGGAAAGAAATAATGTATTTTTAAAAAGACAAATAGGAATAGTTCCTCAGTACATGAACTTGGATAAGGATTTGACAGTAAAGGAGAATCTTATATTGTCAGCTAAACTATTCGGTATAACAGGAAAGCAAAGAGAAGAACAAATAGAAAGTTTACTAAATCATATGGATCTTAAAAAAGTAGAAAATAGAATGTCAAAAAAGCTATCTGGTGGAATGCAGAGAAAGCTTATGATAGCAAAGGCTTTAATACATGATCCAGAAATACTTTTTTTAGATGAACCTACTGTTGGAGTAGATTTAAACTCTAGAAGAAAAATATGGGATATATTGAAACTAATGAAAGATAGGGGAAAGACTATAATATTAACCACTCACTATATAGAAGAAGCTGAAAGTCTTTGTGATGAAATAGCTCTTATGGATAAGGGAAAAATATTTTATAAGGATACTAGTGATAATCTGAAAAGTAGTCTTGGTAGATATACAATAGAATATTTTGATGAAAATAAGGTCACTAGATATAGATATTTTGAAACAATAGATGATGCAAATAAATTCTCAAATGATATTAAAGAAAGTTTTATACTTAGAGATTTAAGTCTTGAAGATGTTTTTTATAATTTTACAAATAGGAAGGTAATTTAA
- a CDS encoding ABC transporter substrate-binding protein, with product MVKYNMKILSIMICFASILLFTGCSDTTQNNSADNKEYKISFVDDDQKQINIAEPAKKIISLYSAHTENLYKLGMDDEIIGVGKSDIYPAKVLEKKKFDYKNADPESIILEEPDLVLIRPFINRSRPDFVQALEKAGINVVSLYPESFDEFDDYIKKLSFLTGTEDKANELLKDFYAKIDDVKEKTKNIDDKVNVYFESSEQDYKTVTVDSMPGMAIDIAGGINVASDVKPIKEGSSIASYGTERILEKADDIDVFVSQNGVMNAGGNKHSITIRPGFDTIKAIKNDRVYVINQKIISSPTFRYLDGINEMCRMFYPEIFDDYSKYDVDEDVTREELAEIVVKFKHKPVFVPTSKYYRKDHKGHTYGMFEDVDMNDEKINFVEAAVTSGYIDGFKEDDKEYFYPNKKVTREEFAKVLFIMSDIKPIDTKINISDIAEVENKKIVQMIIDNKIMTLKNNKFNPKEYVTGKDVVKSLDLLSSIN from the coding sequence ATGGTAAAATATAACATGAAGATATTATCTATAATGATTTGTTTTGCTAGTATACTTTTATTTACTGGATGTTCAGATACAACTCAAAATAATTCGGCAGATAATAAAGAATATAAAATAAGTTTTGTAGATGATGATCAAAAGCAAATAAATATTGCTGAACCAGCTAAAAAGATAATATCTCTTTATTCAGCACATACAGAAAATTTATACAAGTTAGGTATGGATGATGAAATAATAGGTGTTGGAAAAAGTGATATATATCCAGCTAAGGTGCTTGAAAAAAAGAAATTTGATTATAAAAATGCAGATCCTGAGAGTATAATTCTTGAAGAGCCCGATCTAGTTTTAATAAGACCTTTTATAAATAGATCTCGTCCAGATTTTGTACAGGCTTTAGAAAAAGCTGGGATTAATGTAGTATCACTATATCCTGAATCTTTTGATGAATTTGATGATTATATAAAAAAACTATCTTTTTTAACTGGGACTGAGGATAAAGCTAATGAGTTACTAAAGGATTTTTATGCAAAAATAGATGATGTAAAAGAAAAAACTAAAAATATAGATGATAAGGTAAATGTATATTTTGAATCATCAGAGCAAGATTACAAAACTGTAACTGTAGATTCAATGCCTGGTATGGCTATTGATATAGCAGGAGGAATTAATGTAGCAAGTGATGTAAAGCCTATAAAGGAAGGTAGTTCAATTGCTTCATATGGAACAGAGCGTATACTTGAAAAAGCTGATGATATAGATGTATTTGTATCTCAAAATGGAGTTATGAATGCAGGTGGAAACAAACACTCTATAACTATACGTCCAGGATTTGATACTATAAAGGCTATAAAAAATGACAGGGTGTACGTTATAAATCAGAAGATAATATCAAGCCCTACATTTAGATATTTAGATGGTATAAATGAAATGTGTAGAATGTTTTATCCTGAGATATTCGATGATTACTCTAAATATGATGTTGATGAAGACGTAACAAGAGAAGAGCTAGCTGAAATAGTAGTTAAATTCAAACATAAGCCTGTATTTGTTCCTACATCTAAGTACTACAGAAAAGATCATAAGGGACATACTTATGGAATGTTTGAAGATGTTGATATGAATGATGAAAAGATAAATTTTGTAGAAGCTGCAGTTACATCTGGATACATTGATGGATTTAAAGAAGACGATAAAGAATATTTTTATCCTAATAAGAAGGTTACAAGAGAAGAATTTGCAAAAGTATTATTTATTATGAGTGATATAAAACCTATTGATACTAAAATTAATATTTCTGATATAGCGGAAGTTGAAAATAAAAAAATAGTACAAATGATAATAGATAATAAGATTATGACCCTTAAAAACAATAAATTTAATCCTAAGGAATATGTTACAGGAAAAGATGTAGTAAAATCTCTAGATTTATTAAGTTCTATTAATTAA